The region aAAAACACTGCCAGAATGACTTCCAAAGAGGCAGTACGATCTTGCATTCCCACAGCATTGCATGAGGCTTCCGGTAgttccacaacctcaccagcacttggtacatctggttttttgtttgtttgtttgtttatttttgaatgttaatagatgtgcagtgatatctcattatggtttgaaAGTGCATTTCCAAAACAACTAGTGATGGtgagcttcttttcatgtgcatatttgtCTTACGTATGTCTTCTATATATCTTGTATGGCTCCATCATGTGTCATCTTTGATAAAGTATTTGTCcgactattttattcattttcctaatTGTATCATTTGATCTTATTATTGACATTTGAGAGTTCTtgacatattctggatacaagtcctttgtaaaatatgtgatCAGCAAAtcatttctcccagtctatggagtatactttcattcttttcacagtgtcttttctgcagagaaaatgttttaaatttacgtagggaccaatttatcatttttccgtttatggatcatgcttttggtattgtatctaatttttttaattcaaatttttttatttttttagggtcacacttttttttcctatttctcatgaagaattttatacttttatgcttttcatttaagcctatgatccattttgagctaattgTATAAGGTTTGAGGTATaagtcaaggttcatttttttgcacATGAATGTCCAAATGTTTAGGTACCATTGTTGAAAAATGCTATTGTTTGTTCATTGAGTTGCCACTAAAGTTCTGTCAAAAATCAACCaatcatatttgtgtgggtctatttctaggtACTTCACTCTTTTTCTGTTGAGTCTGTCCCTCCACCCATATCACACTGGCTTGTTCGCTGTAGCTTTGCATTAAGTCTCACAAGCAggtagtgtgagtcctccaactctgttcttcttttccaaatttgtCTTTCTATTCTATCTCATATGCCTTTCCataaaaaatttagaatcagtttgttgataatCACAAGAAAACTGTTGTGATTTTGATAGGACTGCATCCATTGATCAATCTgtagagaattgacatcttaatgatCTTGAGAGTTTCAATTGATGACCCTagtgtgtctttccatttatttaggttttcttttatttttttcccagcgttctgtagttttcagcatacagaacCTGCACATACTTTGTTAGATGTATACCTAAGTATTCCATATTTGGGGCCTACTGTAAATGACACAAACGCTTtttacattatgctaagtgaaataaacctgtCACAGAGGAAAATAGGGCATGATTGCACTTATATAAGGTattaaaaatagtcaaactcatggaggcagagaatagaatgatggttgccaggggctggaaggaggtggACATGGGACGTCATTGCTCAATAGGTGTAAAGTTTCGATTATGcaaaatgagtaagttctagagatctgctgcacaacCTGCTCACGGTGCCTATGGTTAATGATTTGGAATTGTGCACTTCAAAATCATTAATATGGTAGATCTCACATTGGGTGTtcttaccacatttaaaaaatgatacagtagaacacaaggaaacttttggaggtcgTAGATGGGATTATTACCGTGGGAGGGTGTATATGTCctaactcatcaaattgtatgtaTTGAACATGTGCAGTTTTATGTAcatcaattacacctcaataaagctgttacgaatgtcagtttccaaatattaattgctagtatatagaaacacgattaatttctgtatattgaCCTTTTTGTACTATGACCTTGCACTCTGACTCTTAAGCTGAGTACATGTAAGAGCTATTTTAGATTTCATTGGATTTTTCTGCTTACATGGTGATGCTGTCTGctaatagagacagttttatttcttccattccaatgtgggcattttctttcttttctgtttccttattacACTTGCTAGAATTTCAAGTATGACATTGCACAAGAAGTGGTGAAAAGagccatccttgccttgttctctgTCTAGAGGGAAAACATTCAATCTTTCAGCATTAGGTGCGATGTTAGCTTTAGGAtttttatagatgccctttatcaggttacgAAAGTTACCTTTTATTCCTGGTTTGCagagagttttctttttatcgTAAATGGGGatagaatttttcaaatgctttttctgcagcaATTGATATGATTGTGTGGTTTTCTTCTCTAGTATGTTACATTGACTAATTTTTGAGtgttgaaccagtcttgcatttccaggataaactccacttggtcatggtccattatcctttttatatgttgttggactgaatttgctaatattttggtgagaagttttacatttatgttcacgaggaatactggtctgtagttttccattATTGTAATGCCTCTGTCTAGTTTTGGTAATCAGGCTAATGCtgatctcataaaatgagtttggaagtattttcgcctctttcattttctgaagagTTTGTGTGGTGGACTGagtattatttctcctttaaatgtcTGGGAGAATTCAGCAGTCAGACCATCTAGACTTGAAGTATTTTTATGGAAGGGTCTTaactataaattaaatttctttaatagaagTGTGACTTTTTAGGTTAcgtatttcttctttatttttaaatcattatgccctgggctctcctgagccagggtggtggtggaccaagggcctcagccacgaccCCCCAACaccagcagccagcccagtgacaaccaccgagctgccacaggaagtgacctgggctctcccaaggtggggaagtggggggtcttgggcctcaaccatgcccctgtgacatgtgcaaccagcccagcaacgacaaCCAAGCtgtagcaagaagggccctgggttcgtgagctgggacagtgggggtgagggcttttgccacaaccccctgacatctgcacccatccCAGTAATGACCAGGCCACCGCTGGgtgccccccagtctcccctgtgggaatgaggagtGTACTAcgggcctcaatcccacccctccttcctccttctaccatcccatttccttcccctttccctctccccgtCTCTCCCAACTGCTTTGAAACAACAtccaagaatgtaaaaaataatattaataaaattacattttcgttaaaaaagaaaatttagaagtgagGGATTGCATACCCACCTATTTCTTCTTATGTTATTTCTGTTACTTTGTATCTTTCAGAAAatctgtccattttatctaaattgtcaTATGtatggcatagagttgttcacgTTATTCCTTAATTACCCCTTTGATACCTATAGTGTCTGTAGAGATACCCTCCCTTTTATTCCAgatgttggtaatttgtgtcttctctcccttTTGCTTGGTCAATCTGGCTACAGGTTAAtcaaatttaatgatttttacaaagaaacaccttttcgtttcattgattttccctaATAATTGTGGTTTCAACTTAATTGATTTCTCCTATTATCTTTAGGATTTCCTTACTTTGGCATTCAGCttgcttttaatttacttttctattaTGTTTCTAGTTTCATGATGTAGGAGCTTATGTCGCTGGTTTGagagtttccttttttctgaaggaaagcattgaatattatataattacCCCCAAAGCACCGAAGAACAAACACTCCCACTGCCCCACCCTTGGTAGTCACGGTTCCATCCCAAATTTTCCTAACAAGAAAGTGGCCTAATCAGTGTTGGGCTCATAGCCATCAAACGCCATTATTCCAGTCCTTGGAGGTGTTGTCACTGACTTTTAGTAGGGTGAGATTTGGGGTCGCTTTGAGGGCCTGTAGCTGCTTACAGTATAGGGCAGGATGCAGCAAATGCCACTATGAGGTGGGTGGCCTGCTGGTGATACATATGTCTGCCTTTTCGGGGGAGGGGGTGTAGGTTCTGGCCAACTACACCCTCATGTTGCTCCCCCACCTCTATCCCCTGCAAACACATGCAAACACCAGGCCCTTTTCCTCCTTACTGGTGAGAGAGTGTCAAGGAAGAAATTTGTTTTCAGTGCTCGGCCGTTATCCAGACGTTATCCCTCAGTGTCTGCCTAACAGTGGACCTGTCTGTCTGACCCCAAGTCCGCCGGGCCCAccgccctccctcccttcccacacctgcctcttcccttccttccccctcccacatcACAGAACATGCAGACACACACTATATGTCACAATgggcaaattttattttacttgtcacCATCGTGTGCCGTCAGTGTAAAATTCGATGTCCATTACCCGGCAGCCAGCCCTCTGGAGACTTCACAGGTGGTTTTGAGGTCTCTGGTCTCACTTTTAAGTTAGTAGCTGCCCGGGCCATCACTTGGGTTGCTGGAGATCTCCTCGTCACTCGAGTGGCTGGAGATCTCCTTGTCCCTTGAAGTGCTGGGCATCTCCTCGTCCCTTGAGGTGCTGGGCATCTCATCATCCCTTGAGGTGCTGGGCATCTCCTCGTCCTTTCGGATTTGCTTCAGCTCTTTTTGCTGCAGTTCCTGATTCAGCCGGTGATAGTGGCCGAATAGTGTTGGCTTTTTCCCTTTTGGGGGTTGAATTGAGAGGGTGGTCATTTTTGCAGCAGCTTTTTTCCTCAGACTCCCTTGGAGGGGTCTTTTAAGCTTCAAGGTTGTCTTGGGCGCCTGGAAGGACAACAGGGCGATCACAGAAGGGCAACTGTTTGGGGGAAGAGGATGCAGGAGGCATGGGAAAAggggcttcctgggaaggagTGTGGGCTGAGGGAGGTTGTGCCAGGCGAGGACAAGGGAGGGGTCTTGGGAGAAAGGGGTCAAGGGGAAGATGAGAAGGAGCTTGGGTGGTCATCtcaccttgccctttcctctggacttgGGTGGACAGGgggtcttcctctccttccccgcTTTGGTGTTTCTGGTGGGCTGTGGTGTCCTGGTCTCCTTCGCCATgtcagcactgcccagtggtctgtcccagggcccctggcctccctatATATATCCTGCCCAGGACAATGAGCAGCCACACCCTAGGCTTTGTTTGGTCAgcaagcccctcccccagcccctctagCCCTGTCCAGGGAGGGGTGGCTTAGACATCACAATGGCCCATCCTGATACctctgggagtggggggaggccaaGGTGCCCTGGCTGGAAAAGGGGACATTTCCTTAGCACCCCTTCAGAGCCTTCCAAACAGACCTGCCACACTCCTCACTGTTCAATTCTGGAGGGTCACAAGGCAAGGAGAGGGTGTCTCCTCCACGCCCTTCCCCACGGCCACCtgattcagtggctcattctgtcctctcccacccttcaccattacctggtttttgtgtgtCCTACCTACCATCCACCCACAGTCATGCGGCCACACTTAAGTCTATGTGGACATATGAGTCATCCTACATCCTTCCTAAACATTTCTCTTATGTACCCTGAAGGCCACTCActtcctggctgccaccaggaaactttTCCATCCACTTGCTTTTCCCAGTGTTCACACAGgacttctcagttttgttttccagattgaaATCACTGCCTTCAGGCTGTGAGACTCGGTAAACAGACTTGCTCCACCTGATATTTGGTCTTGTTTCAAATTGGGGACCTGCTTATCTCAGTAGGTGTAGTACCAAGGCCTGGGTTAACAGGGGATGAGGCAGATATGTCCATACTGCAATTTGTTCTGCTGTTTGTATGCAGAAAGCACAACCTAAAACTCATCAGTGCTCCAGGGAAGAACTTGGCTTAACCAGAGGGATGTGAAAAGCTCTTCTCAACATGTGTCCTCATTCACCAGACACTTGCCTTACTTTATTTTGCTGCTGATGCTGTTAGATCCTACATTTCTGCCTTCTCCTGAGGCCTTCTGAAGAAATAGACCTTACCTTACAGGAGGGCTCCTGAAGGAATTCTTTTTTATGAACAGCTATAAAAAGTTCCAGATTCTTGGAGGAGACACTTTATGATTGATTTCAGACCACTTACCTCCCTAGGTAGAAGGTCTTTCATTCAGCTTTTTGtccctggaggaaatggatgataGAGTTAGCCACAGGccagagtggctatattaatatcacacAGAGGAAGGAATATCATCAAGGATAAAGAAGTCATTTAATGATAATAAAGTTGTCAATTATCAAGAGAACAAAAATCCACAGCTTTTATGTTTCTAACAGCAGAGCTGCAAGctatatgaaacaaaaagtgatacaaCTGTAAGGAGGAATAGATAAGTCCACATTCATAGTCAAAgatttcaatacctttttctcaataaataaaaaaacacataaacataaaatcagtaaatatatagaaaatttgaactatGCCATCAATTGAATTGGCCTatatattggtccatttctggtgcttataagaaaatacataaaactgggtagtttataaagagaacaaaatttattgcttgcagtttcagaggctgggaagtccaaagtccagggaacccttGTGGTGAGGCCCTTCATTGGTGGTgcctttacagcaatgcaggggtctgatggcagaaaatggctgagcagagagagagagctcctcatacactctccttttaaagcttttaaagaaCCACACCCAAGAccagcattattaatccattcattgcagcatggtcctacaatctaatcacctattcaaggctccacctttcgattaccataataggatttcccatcctcggcagttacagtggggatttaagcttcaattagggttgatgaagtttggatgtgttgtcccctccaaaactcgtggaaatttgatatACAATGttgcagtgctggaaactgattgagtcatggtggtgtatccctcatgaatggattaatgctctccctggggacagggggattaatgagtgagttctcactctattagttcccgtgagagctcattgcttaaaaagaccctggcaccttctctctctctcttccttcctctcaccatgtgatctgcttgtacccgccggctgcctgccactttccgccatgagtagaagcagcctgaggcccacaccagatgcagctgtcccagaatcgtaagccaaataaacctctttcctttataaattacccagtctcaggtatttctgttatagcaacataaaacggacta is a window of Cynocephalus volans isolate mCynVol1 chromosome X, mCynVol1.pri, whole genome shotgun sequence DNA encoding:
- the LOC134368616 gene encoding spermatid nuclear transition protein 4-like; the encoded protein is MAKETRTPQPTRNTKAGKERKTPCPPKSRGKGKAPKTTLKLKRPLQGSLRKKAAAKMTTLSIQPPKGKKPTLFGHYHRLNQELQQKELKQIRKDEEMPSTSRDDEMPSTSRDEEMPSTSRDKEISSHSSDEEISSNPSDGPGSY